A single window of [Clostridium] hylemonae DSM 15053 DNA harbors:
- a CDS encoding ABC-F family ATP-binding cassette domain-containing protein, whose translation MISTSNITLRVGKKALFEDVNIKFTEGNCYGLIGANGAGKSTFLRILSGQLEPSKGEVIITPGERLSFLQQDHFQYDEYLVLDTVMMGNARLYEIMKEKEVIYAKEDFTDEDGIKASELEGEFAAMNGWEAESDAATLLNGLGIDAEMHYKTMKDLNGPEKVKVLLAQALFGNPDILLLDEPTNHLDLDAIAWLEEFLINFDNTVIVVSHDRYFLNKVCTQIADIDYGKIKLYAGNYDFWYESSQLLIRQMKEANKKKEEKIKELQEFISRFSANASKSKQATSRKRALEKIELDDIQPSSRKYPYIDFRPNREIGNEVLTVDGLTKTIDGEKILDNISFTLNRDDKVAFVGGNELAKTTLFQILTGEMEPDEGTYKWGVTTSQAYFPLDSGNEFDNDYTIVEWLTQYSEEKDVTYVRGFLGRMLFAGDDGVKKVKVLSGGEKVRCLLSKMMISGANVLLLDEPTNHLDMESITALNNGLIKFPGVLLFSSRDHQIVQTTANRIMEIVPGGKLIDKITSYDEYLESDEMARKRQTYSVQNEEDN comes from the coding sequence ATGATCAGCACGAGCAATATAACACTCCGGGTCGGAAAAAAAGCCCTGTTTGAAGACGTCAACATCAAGTTTACGGAAGGCAACTGTTATGGCCTGATCGGCGCAAACGGCGCCGGGAAATCTACATTTTTAAGAATTCTTTCCGGGCAGCTGGAGCCTTCAAAGGGCGAAGTCATCATTACGCCCGGCGAACGCCTCTCTTTCCTTCAGCAGGATCACTTCCAGTACGATGAATATCTCGTACTGGATACGGTCATGATGGGGAACGCAAGGCTGTATGAGATCATGAAGGAAAAAGAAGTCATCTACGCCAAGGAAGACTTTACCGACGAGGACGGTATCAAAGCCAGCGAGCTGGAAGGGGAATTCGCGGCCATGAACGGCTGGGAGGCAGAGTCCGACGCCGCAACGCTTCTCAATGGCCTTGGCATTGACGCCGAGATGCACTATAAAACAATGAAAGATCTGAACGGACCGGAAAAGGTGAAGGTACTGCTTGCCCAGGCGCTTTTCGGCAATCCGGACATTCTTCTGCTCGATGAGCCTACCAACCATCTGGACCTGGACGCCATCGCATGGCTGGAGGAATTCCTCATCAATTTTGACAATACTGTGATCGTAGTGTCCCATGACCGTTACTTCCTGAATAAGGTATGTACACAGATCGCAGACATAGATTACGGCAAGATCAAGCTCTACGCCGGCAACTATGACTTCTGGTACGAGTCGAGCCAGCTGCTCATCCGCCAGATGAAAGAAGCCAACAAGAAAAAGGAAGAAAAGATCAAAGAGCTGCAGGAGTTTATCTCCCGGTTCAGCGCCAACGCTTCCAAGTCCAAGCAGGCCACCTCACGTAAGCGCGCGCTGGAAAAGATCGAGCTGGATGATATCCAGCCGTCCAGCCGTAAGTATCCCTACATCGATTTCCGCCCGAACCGGGAGATCGGCAATGAAGTGCTGACCGTGGACGGTTTGACCAAAACGATCGACGGGGAGAAAATACTGGACAACATATCCTTCACCCTGAACCGCGATGACAAGGTTGCCTTTGTCGGCGGCAACGAACTTGCCAAGACGACTTTGTTCCAGATACTGACCGGTGAGATGGAGCCCGACGAGGGCACCTACAAGTGGGGCGTCACCACATCACAGGCCTACTTCCCGCTGGACAGCGGCAACGAATTTGATAACGATTACACCATCGTCGAATGGCTCACCCAGTATTCCGAAGAAAAAGACGTGACTTACGTGCGCGGTTTCCTCGGCCGTATGCTCTTTGCCGGCGACGACGGTGTTAAAAAAGTAAAAGTACTCTCCGGAGGGGAAAAAGTCCGCTGCCTGCTCTCCAAGATGATGATATCAGGCGCCAACGTACTCCTTCTTGATGAACCGACCAACCATCTTGATATGGAGTCCATCACAGCACTCAACAACGGACTCATCAAATTTCCGGGCGTCCTGCTGTTCAGCTCCCGTGACCACCAGATCGTCCAGACAACGGCCAACCGTATTATGGAGATCGTACCGGGCGGAAAACTCATCGATAAGATAACATCCTACGATGAGTATCTGGAAAGCGATGAGATGGCAAGAAAGAGACAGACCTACTCCGTACAAAACGAAGAAGACAACTAA
- a CDS encoding TetR/AcrR family transcriptional regulator, giving the protein MPRQRITKEMVVKAAFDLARDGGMENVTVKGISQKLGCSVQPVYCYCSNMNGLKQDVIEYTGGYLRDFIKKRLDDTDLFQSMGIAHAEFAKTEPHLYRLYFLRKRDGVTSIEDIYREETDPQVAEFISQQLHLPIEKAQQLHMNMLIYNTGISFLLTVLGGNTDIGQIERLLTQAKEIFTHSLITDNEQEIT; this is encoded by the coding sequence ATGCCCAGACAGAGAATCACAAAGGAAATGGTTGTAAAGGCCGCGTTTGACCTGGCACGGGACGGTGGGATGGAGAATGTGACGGTGAAGGGGATCTCACAGAAGCTTGGCTGCTCTGTACAGCCTGTCTATTGCTACTGCAGCAATATGAACGGACTGAAACAGGATGTCATTGAATATACGGGCGGCTATCTCCGTGACTTCATAAAGAAACGTCTCGATGACACGGACCTTTTTCAGAGCATGGGAATAGCACATGCAGAATTCGCAAAAACAGAACCCCACCTGTACCGTCTCTATTTCCTCCGAAAAAGAGACGGTGTCACCTCAATTGAAGACATATACAGAGAGGAGACCGACCCACAGGTGGCAGAATTTATCTCACAGCAGCTTCATCTTCCCATAGAAAAAGCACAGCAGCTTCATATGAATATGCTCATATACAATACCGGCATCTCATTTCTTCTCACAGTGCTGGGCGGTAATACGGATATCGGGCAGATTGAACGTCTGCTGACTCAGGCAAAAGAAATATTCACCCATTCCTTAATCACAGACAACGAACAGGAGATCACGTAA
- a CDS encoding flavodoxin domain-containing protein, producing the protein MKTLIIYHSKTGFTKKYAEWLSEASGCTLLPFDNAKKADFAPYDTVVFASSFQAGTIRKLNAFKNLKLNGKNKIVIVTGCTPPGSPEVDTAVQNNFKTDAGAYKVFYLPGGLSYERMGAAGKLMMSAFCKMIKKSAGEDSEMYSRISHSYDNTSKEYLQPVINYLNSL; encoded by the coding sequence ATGAAAACACTCATCATTTATCACTCTAAGACAGGATTCACAAAAAAATATGCCGAATGGCTGTCCGAGGCATCTGGCTGTACTCTGCTTCCCTTCGACAACGCAAAAAAGGCGGACTTTGCACCTTACGACACGGTCGTCTTCGCCTCCTCGTTTCAAGCGGGCACGATACGAAAGCTAAATGCATTCAAAAATCTGAAGCTGAACGGAAAAAACAAGATCGTGATAGTAACAGGATGCACCCCGCCCGGTTCTCCTGAGGTGGATACCGCCGTTCAGAACAATTTCAAAACGGATGCAGGCGCGTATAAAGTGTTCTACCTTCCGGGAGGCCTCAGTTACGAAAGAATGGGGGCTGCCGGCAAACTTATGATGTCCGCCTTCTGCAAGATGATAAAAAAGTCCGCGGGAGAAGACAGTGAAATGTACAGCCGAATCTCCCATTCTTATGACAATACATCCAAAGAATACTTGCAGCCCGTCATAAATTATCTGAATAGTTTGTAA
- the trpS gene encoding tryptophan--tRNA ligase — translation MIKDRKVLFSGMQATGSLTLGNYLGALKNWVTLSDEYECFYSVVDMHSITVRQDPATLRKRARALLTLYIAAGLDPEKNCIYYQSHVSGHAELTWILNCFTYMGELNRMTQFKDKSAKHADNINAGLFTYPVLMAADILLYQADVVPVGIDQMQHLELTRDIAERFNNIYGDVFTVPEPYIGKVGAKIMSLQDPAKKMSKSDENPNASIYLMDDPDTVMRKCKRAVTDSEAHILYRDEQPGVKNLVDIYSACTGKTPDEVVAEFDGKGYGDFKMAVGEAVVSVLKPLQDEVARLEKDKAYIDSVIKTNAEKAQYFANKTLRKVQKKVGFPERIR, via the coding sequence ATGATAAAGGACAGAAAAGTATTATTCAGCGGCATGCAGGCGACGGGAAGCCTGACACTTGGAAATTACCTGGGGGCGCTCAAGAACTGGGTGACGCTGAGCGATGAATATGAATGCTTCTACAGCGTGGTGGATATGCATTCCATCACGGTGCGCCAGGACCCGGCCACATTGAGAAAACGGGCAAGGGCGCTGCTGACGCTGTATATCGCGGCGGGGCTTGATCCGGAGAAAAACTGCATCTATTACCAGTCCCATGTATCCGGACATGCGGAACTGACATGGATTCTGAATTGCTTTACGTATATGGGTGAACTGAACCGCATGACACAGTTTAAGGACAAATCAGCCAAACACGCGGACAATATCAATGCAGGGCTGTTCACTTACCCGGTGCTCATGGCTGCGGATATTCTGCTGTATCAGGCAGATGTAGTGCCGGTAGGTATCGACCAGATGCAGCACCTGGAGCTGACAAGGGACATTGCAGAACGGTTCAACAACATCTATGGCGACGTGTTTACCGTGCCGGAGCCGTATATCGGAAAAGTCGGGGCCAAGATAATGAGTCTGCAGGACCCGGCGAAAAAGATGTCCAAATCAGATGAAAATCCAAACGCCAGTATCTATCTCATGGATGACCCGGATACGGTCATGAGAAAGTGCAAACGGGCGGTGACAGATTCAGAAGCGCACATCTTGTACCGCGACGAGCAGCCAGGCGTCAAAAACCTCGTTGACATTTACAGCGCATGCACCGGGAAGACACCGGACGAAGTGGTAGCCGAATTTGACGGAAAAGGTTACGGCGACTTCAAAATGGCGGTCGGGGAGGCAGTAGTGTCAGTGCTGAAGCCGCTGCAGGATGAGGTGGCAAGACTTGAAAAAGACAAGGCATATATTGACAGCGTGATAAAAACGAATGCGGAAAAGGCACAATATTTTGCCAATAAGACACTGAGAAAAGTGCAAAAGAAAGTAGGATTTCCAGAAAGAATCAGATAA
- a CDS encoding histidine phosphatase family protein has product MKIYFVRHGETDWNKARRIQGQVDIPLNEFGRHLAEETAKGLAEVPFDICYTSPLDRAVETARIILGDRAVPVIKDARIKEMAFGEYEGKCCSKKGWELPREFQRFFDDPEHYIVPDAGEGFADVKKRTGEFLEELFQRQDLKDASVLVTTHGAALAGILNNIKGRPLCDYWGVGVHKNCAVTEVEVSDSGARIIAENVVYYNDEVAPWEE; this is encoded by the coding sequence ATGAAGATATATTTTGTAAGACATGGGGAGACTGACTGGAATAAAGCGAGGCGTATCCAGGGACAGGTAGATATTCCCCTGAATGAATTTGGGAGACATCTGGCAGAGGAGACGGCGAAGGGACTTGCAGAGGTTCCCTTTGACATATGTTATACAAGTCCGCTTGACAGGGCGGTTGAGACAGCCCGGATCATACTGGGGGACAGGGCGGTTCCTGTGATCAAGGATGCGCGCATCAAAGAGATGGCCTTCGGAGAGTATGAGGGAAAATGCTGTTCTAAGAAGGGATGGGAGCTTCCGAGGGAATTCCAGCGGTTCTTTGATGATCCGGAGCATTATATCGTACCGGACGCAGGAGAAGGATTTGCGGATGTAAAAAAGCGGACAGGAGAGTTTCTGGAAGAACTGTTTCAAAGGCAGGATCTGAAAGATGCTTCTGTACTGGTAACGACACACGGGGCTGCGCTTGCAGGGATCCTGAACAACATAAAAGGCAGACCGCTTTGTGATTACTGGGGTGTGGGTGTCCACAAAAACTGCGCGGTCACGGAAGTGGAAGTGTCCGATTCCGGGGCGCGTATCATAGCGGAAAATGTGGTGTACTATAACGATGAAGTGGCACCATGGGAAGAATAG
- a CDS encoding S-ribosylhomocysteine lyase: MEKITSFTIDHTRLLPGVYVSRKDHPGGQTITTFDLRMTRPNHEPVMNTAEMHAIEHLAATFLRNHAKYGDRTIYFGPMGCRTGFYLLLSGDYESRDIVPLMKELFAFIADFEGEVPGASEKDCGNCLDMNLPMAKYLAGRYLKEVLEQITDRQLIYPE, encoded by the coding sequence ATGGAAAAAATCACAAGCTTTACAATAGACCATACGAGATTACTCCCCGGAGTGTACGTATCCCGGAAAGACCATCCCGGCGGACAGACGATCACTACATTTGATCTCCGTATGACAAGACCGAACCACGAACCCGTCATGAACACCGCGGAGATGCATGCCATCGAGCACCTTGCGGCCACTTTTCTGCGCAACCATGCCAAATACGGAGACCGGACGATCTATTTTGGGCCCATGGGCTGCCGCACCGGTTTTTACCTTCTTCTCTCCGGAGATTATGAGTCCCGGGATATCGTGCCTCTTATGAAAGAACTGTTCGCCTTCATCGCGGACTTTGAAGGCGAAGTGCCGGGCGCCTCCGAAAAGGACTGCGGCAACTGCCTGGATATGAACCTTCCGATGGCAAAATATCTTGCCGGCAGGTATTTGAAGGAAGTGCTGGAACAGATCACAGACCGGCAGCTTATCTACCCTGAGTGA
- a CDS encoding GNAT family N-acetyltransferase yields MMEYRKATEKDIDLISEIRRVQLIHEKAHEEVEIREELRTFFEHAFADNRIVQILAEDNGTVAATGAVIFYDYPPSFSNPSGKVAYIANMFTALDHRRQGLACRIMDLLVDEARKAGAGEVRLLASEPGRPVYETYGFTAEDGWYVLE; encoded by the coding sequence ATGATGGAGTACAGAAAAGCAACAGAAAAAGACATTGATCTGATAAGCGAGATCCGGCGTGTGCAGCTGATCCACGAGAAGGCGCATGAAGAAGTGGAAATAAGAGAAGAACTGAGAACATTTTTTGAACATGCATTTGCGGACAACCGGATCGTACAGATACTGGCGGAAGATAACGGCACAGTGGCGGCGACAGGAGCGGTCATCTTCTACGACTATCCGCCCAGTTTTTCCAATCCTTCCGGCAAAGTCGCATATATTGCGAATATGTTCACTGCTTTGGATCACCGGAGACAGGGACTGGCATGCAGGATCATGGATCTGCTCGTGGACGAAGCCAGAAAAGCCGGTGCGGGTGAGGTGCGGCTTCTGGCCTCGGAACCGGGAAGGCCGGTGTATGAAACGTACGGGTTTACTGCGGAAGACGGATGGTACGTCCTGGAGTGA
- a CDS encoding YczE/YyaS/YitT family protein, translated as MAVSYIKRFIRLLAGLFLFALGTCFIVQADIGLAPWDAFSMGLSLATGLSFGDIVIVTGILILVVDYLMHEQLGFGTILNALLIGKFIDLLQWSGIVPRMEHLSSGIVMLLAGEIIICLATFLYVGTGLGCGPRDALMVALGKRFQEKPIGLIRGIIEGSVLLAGWLLGAKIGIGTVIAVFGIGFILQFTFKLLRFDVTSVRHESILDTLRIWKGRKDKTS; from the coding sequence ATGGCTGTTTCATATATCAAACGATTCATCCGCCTTCTGGCGGGATTATTCTTATTTGCCCTCGGCACCTGCTTCATCGTCCAGGCAGACATTGGTCTGGCGCCATGGGATGCCTTCAGCATGGGGCTTTCCCTCGCCACAGGACTGTCTTTTGGCGATATCGTCATCGTCACCGGCATACTGATCCTCGTCGTCGACTATCTCATGCACGAACAGCTCGGATTCGGAACTATATTAAATGCCCTTCTCATCGGAAAATTTATTGACTTGCTGCAGTGGTCCGGTATTGTTCCCAGAATGGAACACTTAAGTTCCGGCATTGTGATGCTGCTGGCCGGAGAGATCATCATATGTCTCGCCACATTTCTGTACGTCGGAACCGGCCTCGGCTGCGGCCCGAGGGATGCTCTCATGGTAGCCCTCGGCAAACGTTTTCAGGAGAAACCGATCGGCCTCATCCGGGGCATCATAGAAGGCTCTGTTCTTCTGGCCGGCTGGCTGCTCGGAGCGAAAATAGGAATCGGCACCGTTATCGCTGTGTTCGGGATCGGCTTCATCCTCCAGTTTACGTTTAAGCTTCTGCGCTTTGACGTCACTTCAGTCCGCCATGAAAGTATACTGGACACACTGCGGATATGGAAGGGCAGAAAAGACAAAACGTCTTAA
- a CDS encoding GNAT family N-acetyltransferase — protein sequence MKDSKVTFRFAGREDAGLILGFIKKLAEYEHMEEDVVATEALLREWIFEREKAEVLFALSEGKEVGFALFFHNFSTFLGRAGLYLEDLFVLEEERGRGYGKALLKKLAAIAVERGCGRLEWSCLDWNEPSIEFYRSLGAEQMDEWSVYRLSGETLRQAAER from the coding sequence ATGAAGGATTCAAAAGTTACATTCCGGTTCGCCGGAAGGGAAGATGCGGGACTTATACTGGGTTTTATAAAGAAGCTGGCAGAGTATGAACATATGGAGGAGGATGTGGTAGCTACGGAAGCGCTGCTCAGAGAGTGGATATTTGAACGGGAAAAGGCGGAGGTCCTCTTTGCCTTGTCAGAAGGAAAAGAAGTTGGATTTGCTCTGTTTTTCCACAATTTCTCCACCTTTCTCGGAAGGGCGGGCCTATACCTGGAAGACTTGTTCGTTCTGGAGGAAGAGCGGGGCAGGGGGTACGGGAAGGCGCTTCTTAAAAAGCTTGCGGCAATCGCCGTAGAGCGGGGGTGCGGCCGGCTTGAATGGTCATGTCTGGACTGGAACGAACCGAGCATTGAATTCTACCGGTCGCTCGGGGCAGAACAGATGGATGAGTGGAGCGTTTACAGGCTTTCAGGGGAAACGCTCAGACAGGCCGCAGAACGTTAA
- the crcB gene encoding fluoride efflux transporter CrcB — translation MDKMIIVGLGGALGAMCRYALSLIPWRGEFPVLTLITNLAGVLLIGLVTGIAQSSGTMRPNLLLFLKTGVCGGFTTFSAFSLETITLIERGNRLYAAAYVLLSVAGCLCGAWLGRRAGSRMI, via the coding sequence ATGGACAAAATGATCATTGTCGGCCTTGGCGGAGCGCTCGGAGCCATGTGCCGGTACGCATTAAGCCTGATACCGTGGAGGGGGGAATTCCCTGTACTTACGCTTATCACGAACCTGGCAGGGGTGCTGCTGATCGGGCTCGTGACCGGGATCGCACAGAGCAGCGGGACGATGAGACCGAATCTCCTGTTATTTCTGAAGACAGGAGTATGCGGAGGGTTCACTACATTTTCTGCTTTTTCGCTGGAGACCATCACTTTGATAGAGCGGGGGAACCGGCTGTATGCGGCGGCGTATGTGCTGCTCAGTGTTGCGGGATGTCTGTGCGGCGCGTGGCTCGGGCGCAGGGCGGGAAGCAGAATGATATAG
- a CDS encoding GNAT family N-acetyltransferase, protein MKIRMAEEKDAAALLAVYAYYVEQTAVTFEYKVPSTEEFTRRMRSVKEKYPYLMAEEDGEVCGYAYVSAFKDRAAYDWAVETTVYVDRQKRSFGVGRRLYETLEEILKLQNIINLNACIAWPNPDSISFHERMGYKTAGHFTKCGYKQGRWYDMVWMEKMLGGHPLKPEPVVRADEIDRDTLEKILGRTGWTK, encoded by the coding sequence ATGAAGATAAGGATGGCGGAAGAGAAAGACGCTGCCGCATTGCTTGCTGTATATGCTTATTATGTGGAGCAGACGGCAGTCACATTTGAATATAAGGTCCCGTCGACGGAGGAATTCACCCGGCGCATGCGTAGCGTAAAAGAGAAGTATCCGTATCTTATGGCGGAGGAGGACGGGGAAGTATGCGGATATGCATATGTGTCGGCATTTAAGGACCGGGCGGCTTATGACTGGGCGGTGGAGACGACTGTGTATGTAGATCGGCAGAAACGGTCTTTCGGTGTGGGCAGGAGGCTGTATGAGACGCTGGAGGAGATTTTGAAGCTGCAGAATATCATTAATCTGAATGCCTGTATCGCATGGCCGAATCCGGACAGTATCTCTTTTCATGAGCGGATGGGGTATAAGACAGCCGGACATTTCACAAAATGCGGCTACAAGCAGGGGAGATGGTACGATATGGTCTGGATGGAGAAGATGCTTGGCGGGCATCCTCTAAAGCCGGAGCCGGTCGTGCGCGCAGATGAGATTGACAGAGACACGCTGGAGAAGATATTGGGGAGGACAGGATGGACAAAATGA
- a CDS encoding cysteine hydrolase family protein, protein MKILVVVDMQNDFVDGALGTEEAVGIVPAVAEKIRNFEGRVLYTRDTHESDYMDTQEGKKLPVPHCIRGTKGWEICPQIEALCSETPIDKPSFGSVGLGQVLKAYDSQEEKVESVTFVGLCTDICVISNVLVVKAFLPETELIVDASCCAGVTPQSHRQALEAMKVCQVSIVNE, encoded by the coding sequence ATGAAAATACTCGTTGTAGTTGATATGCAGAATGATTTTGTGGATGGCGCGCTTGGAACAGAGGAAGCTGTGGGGATCGTGCCGGCTGTGGCGGAGAAGATCAGGAACTTTGAAGGCCGTGTGCTCTATACACGGGACACGCATGAAAGTGATTACATGGACACACAGGAGGGAAAGAAGCTGCCGGTGCCACATTGTATCAGAGGGACAAAAGGGTGGGAGATCTGTCCGCAGATCGAGGCGCTTTGCTCGGAGACTCCGATCGATAAACCTTCGTTTGGAAGTGTCGGGCTTGGGCAGGTGCTCAAAGCTTATGACAGTCAGGAAGAAAAGGTGGAGTCTGTGACATTCGTCGGCCTCTGTACGGATATATGTGTCATTTCTAACGTACTGGTCGTAAAAGCATTTCTGCCTGAGACGGAACTTATCGTAGATGCGTCATGCTGCGCCGGAGTGACGCCGCAGAGCCACCGGCAGGCGCTGGAAGCGATGAAGGTGTGTCAGGTCAGCATCGTGAATGAATAG
- a CDS encoding SAM-dependent methyltransferase: MTVFEVRPVGKISSTEEGTCIKLERQYIPALTALDGFSHINVIWWFSEFDYEEARTVLETEQPYKKAPADMGIFATRSPIRPNPVALTVSEVIGIDYENGVIDIAYTDADDGSPVLDIKPYTPSLDRVEDPHVPDWCGHWPKSLEGAAQFDWEDEFNF, encoded by the coding sequence ATGACTGTATTTGAAGTACGTCCTGTCGGAAAAATAAGCAGCACAGAGGAAGGAACATGTATAAAGCTGGAAAGGCAGTATATTCCGGCGCTTACGGCATTGGATGGGTTCAGCCACATTAATGTGATCTGGTGGTTCAGTGAGTTTGACTATGAGGAGGCACGGACTGTGCTGGAGACAGAACAGCCGTATAAGAAAGCCCCGGCTGACATGGGTATCTTTGCGACAAGGTCACCGATCCGCCCGAATCCGGTTGCGCTCACTGTCTCAGAAGTCATCGGCATAGACTATGAGAATGGTGTTATAGACATCGCTTATACGGATGCAGATGACGGCAGTCCTGTGCTGGACATTAAACCTTACACACCAAGCCTTGACCGTGTGGAAGATCCTCATGTGCCGGACTGGTGCGGCCACTGGCCGAAAAGTCTGGAAGGGGCGGCTCAGTTTGACTGGGAAGATGAATTTAACTTTTAA
- a CDS encoding MerR family transcriptional regulator, protein MFRIGEFSKLTQVSVRMLRYYDDAGLLKPERTDPQTGYRMYSAAQIPVLNRIIYLRDSGFGVAEIMEAVNSGDDKFIIRQLDKKYGEITGRIEEEQMRLERIKLAREELSYGGRMHYNVSIKSIPPCSVLSLRKVIPTYYAEGELWEELSVFAKSHKITVSEETFSIYHDTEYKERDVDVEICAPVDKPGRGTGAFSFRTVEEVPYMACTMVYGAFSNIAGAYAALAEWLQQNRLYRMTGQSRQIVHRGPWNEEIEEKYLTEIQIPCLTLTRCQGPE, encoded by the coding sequence ATGTTCAGAATTGGTGAATTCTCAAAGCTTACGCAGGTGTCTGTCAGAATGCTCCGCTATTACGATGACGCAGGGCTTCTGAAGCCGGAGAGAACAGACCCGCAGACTGGTTACCGTATGTATTCTGCCGCGCAGATACCTGTGCTTAACAGAATCATATATTTAAGGGACAGCGGATTTGGCGTGGCAGAGATAATGGAAGCTGTAAACAGCGGGGACGACAAGTTTATCATCAGACAGCTTGACAAAAAGTACGGCGAGATCACTGGGAGGATCGAAGAGGAGCAGATGAGGCTGGAAAGAATAAAACTGGCCAGGGAAGAACTGTCCTATGGCGGCAGGATGCATTACAATGTGTCGATCAAGTCCATACCGCCGTGCAGTGTGTTGTCGCTTAGAAAGGTCATACCAACATATTACGCGGAAGGTGAACTGTGGGAGGAATTGTCTGTCTTTGCAAAGAGTCATAAGATCACGGTGTCGGAAGAGACATTTTCCATCTATCATGACACGGAATATAAAGAAAGGGACGTGGATGTGGAGATCTGTGCGCCTGTAGATAAACCAGGGAGAGGCACGGGTGCGTTTTCATTCCGGACGGTGGAGGAGGTGCCCTATATGGCATGTACGATGGTGTACGGAGCATTTTCCAATATAGCGGGAGCATATGCCGCCCTGGCAGAGTGGCTGCAGCAGAACCGTCTCTACAGGATGACCGGGCAGAGCCGCCAGATCGTGCACCGCGGACCATGGAATGAAGAGATAGAAGAGAAATATCTGACCGAGATACAGATTCCATGCTTGACTCTCACACGGTGTCAGGGTCCAGAATAG
- the rplT gene encoding 50S ribosomal protein L20 — protein sequence MARIKGGMNAKKKHNRTLKLAKGYRGARSKQYRVAKQSVMRALTSAYAGRKQRKRQMRQLWIARINAAARMNGLSYSKFMHGLKLADVDMNRKMLAEMAVNDAAGFATLAELAKSKVA from the coding sequence ATGGCAAGAATTAAAGGCGGAATGAACGCTAAGAAGAAACATAATAGAACATTAAAACTGGCAAAGGGATACAGAGGAGCACGCTCTAAACAGTACAGAGTTGCAAAGCAGTCTGTCATGAGAGCTCTTACATCCGCATATGCGGGCAGAAAGCAGCGTAAGCGTCAGATGCGTCAGCTCTGGATCGCACGTATCAATGCAGCTGCAAGAATGAACGGATTATCTTACAGCAAATTCATGCACGGCCTGAAACTGGCTGATGTCGACATGAACAGGAAGATGCTGGCAGAGATGGCAGTTAATGATGCTGCTGGATTCGCAACACTTGCAGAGCTTGCAAAAAGCAAGGTGGCATAA
- the rpmI gene encoding 50S ribosomal protein L35, protein MPKIKTNRAAAKRFKKTGTGKLVRNKAYKSHILTKKSTKRKRNLRKPTVTDATNVKNMKKVLPYL, encoded by the coding sequence ATGCCAAAAATTAAAACAAATAGAGCGGCTGCAAAGCGCTTCAAAAAAACAGGTACAGGAAAGTTAGTAAGAAACAAAGCTTATAAGAGCCATATCTTGACTAAGAAATCTACAAAGAGAAAGAGAAATCTTAGAAAACCGACTGTTACAGATGCAACTAACGTTAAGAATATGAAGAAAGTATTACCATATCTGTAA